The Bombus vancouverensis nearcticus chromosome 2, iyBomVanc1_principal, whole genome shotgun sequence genome window below encodes:
- the LOC117163956 gene encoding pyridoxal phosphate phosphatase PHOSPHO2: MHRSVLIAFDFDHTIVNDNTDIVARKLLPNEKLPDSVKDLYRSNGWTTYMGKIFELLHNNSIDIKQIKTAINNIPPVPGIDNLLKELHSRGCEIIIISDSNMLFISEWLKSKNLNYVITETFTNPAKIDNDGVIKLDMYHVQNSCKLSTVNLCKGQILEDYIKKRNDEGVHFDRIAYVGDGKNDLCPILRLSERDVAFPRKDYTLMKMLNHAENNQIPKINARVFPWSDGVQILKILEKEIGFSQISL, translated from the coding sequence ATGCATCGATCGGTACTCATCGCATTTGACTTTGATCATACGATTGTCAATGATAATACTGATATCGTGGCTCGAAAACTATTACCCAACGAAAAATTGCCAGACAGTGTAAAGGATCTATATCGTTCTAACGGTTGGACTACATACATGGGGAAGATATTTGAATTACTTCACAATAATTCCATCGACATAAAACAAATCAAAACTGCTATTAATAACATACCTCCTGTACCGGGCATTGATAATCTTCTAAAAGAATTACATTCTCGAGGttgtgaaattattattattagcgaTTCAAATATGTTGTTTATTAGCGAATggttaaaaagtaaaaatttaaattatgttATTACTGAAACATTTACAAATCCTGCGAAAATCGATAACGATGGGGTCATAAAACTAGACATGTATCACGTCCAAAATTCTTGTAAATTGAGTACTGTCAATTTATGCAAGGGGCAAATTTTAGAAGAttacattaaaaaaagaaacgatgaagGAGTACATTTTGATCGAATAGCATACGTTGGAGATGGCAAGAATGATTTGTGCCCGATCTTACGACTTTCCGAACGTGATGTTGCGTTTCCGCGAAAAGATTATACACTTATGAAGATGTTGAACCATGCTGAAAATAACCAGATTCCAAAAATAAATGCACGTGTATTTCCATGGAGCGACGGTgtacaaattttaaaaatactagaaaaagaaattggattttctcaaatttctttataa